A single region of the Aeromonas hydrophila subsp. hydrophila ATCC 7966 genome encodes:
- a CDS encoding HlyD family type I secretion periplasmic adaptor subunit, whose amino-acid sequence MAKFGLFKKAPSDTVLPAPEHLEFVDDGAAAVLLSTPTRARALLWACFLFFMSAIVWAAWAELDEVTVGQGKVIPSRQLQVIQNLEGGIVKEIFVKEGDIVEKGQPLLRIDDTRFRSDFREREQELVTLKGDIARLRSEIQSVVVKTGPNLGWREQVVVDKQPIDFPDGFENVFAEYAAREKSVQDERLNNLNNQLYILGQQIEQKEQETIELNAKIRTVARSVDLARQELNISRPLAKEGIVPQVELIKLERQVNEMQGELESNRLLIPKLDSVLRETISKRNDIALKFRADSQTELNERQGKLSQLSEGQVGLRDRVDRTSVIAPLKGTIKKLKINTLGGVVQPGMDLMEIVPLEDTLLVEAKVSPKDIAFLRPGLEAVVKITAYDFTIYGGLHGKVEQISADSIQDEDGNSFYLVRVRTEKSYLGDELNALPIIPGMLASADIITGKKSVLDYLLKPILRAKQSALRER is encoded by the coding sequence ATGGCTAAATTTGGCCTGTTCAAGAAGGCACCATCCGATACCGTACTGCCAGCACCGGAGCACCTTGAATTCGTCGATGACGGTGCGGCTGCGGTACTGCTGAGTACCCCGACTCGAGCCAGGGCATTGCTGTGGGCATGCTTCCTGTTTTTCATGAGCGCCATCGTCTGGGCCGCCTGGGCCGAGCTCGATGAGGTCACCGTTGGACAAGGGAAGGTTATTCCTTCCCGCCAATTGCAGGTGATCCAGAATCTGGAGGGGGGGATCGTCAAGGAGATCTTCGTCAAAGAGGGTGACATCGTTGAAAAAGGGCAGCCGCTCTTGCGCATCGATGATACTCGCTTCCGTTCCGATTTTCGTGAACGGGAGCAGGAGCTGGTGACTCTCAAGGGGGATATTGCCAGGCTGCGTTCCGAAATCCAGAGCGTAGTGGTCAAGACCGGCCCCAATCTGGGGTGGCGCGAACAGGTCGTGGTCGACAAGCAACCCATCGATTTCCCTGATGGTTTCGAAAACGTCTTTGCCGAATATGCGGCTCGAGAAAAATCAGTTCAGGATGAGCGTCTCAACAACTTGAACAATCAGCTCTATATTCTGGGGCAACAGATTGAACAGAAAGAGCAGGAGACCATAGAGCTCAACGCCAAGATCAGGACAGTGGCGCGTAGCGTGGATCTGGCGCGGCAGGAGCTCAATATCAGCCGCCCCTTGGCCAAGGAGGGGATAGTACCTCAGGTCGAACTGATCAAGCTGGAACGGCAGGTCAACGAGATGCAGGGGGAATTGGAGAGCAACCGGCTGCTTATTCCCAAGCTCGATTCCGTGTTGCGAGAGACCATCTCCAAGCGCAACGACATTGCCTTGAAATTCCGGGCCGATTCACAGACCGAGCTCAATGAACGGCAAGGCAAATTGAGCCAGCTGTCCGAAGGCCAGGTTGGGCTGCGGGATCGGGTGGATCGCACCAGCGTCATTGCGCCGCTCAAGGGCACCATCAAGAAGCTCAAAATCAACACGCTGGGTGGTGTGGTGCAACCCGGCATGGATCTGATGGAAATTGTTCCACTGGAAGACACTCTGCTGGTCGAGGCCAAAGTGTCGCCCAAAGATATCGCGTTCTTGCGGCCAGGGCTGGAGGCCGTGGTCAAGATTACTGCCTATGACTTCACAATTTATGGAGGATTACATGGCAAGGTTGAACAGATAAGTGCCGACTCGATCCAGGATGAAGATGGCAACTCCTTTTACCTGGTACGAGTACGCACCGAGAAAAGTTACTTGGGCGATGAGCTTAACGCACTTCCCATCATCCCCGGTATGTTAGCCAGTGCAGATATTATTACTGGTAAAAAAAGTGTCCTAGACTATTTGCTTAAGCCGATTTTACGGGCAAAGCAGTCGGCACTGAGAGAACGATAA
- a CDS encoding type I secretion system permease/ATPase translates to MQAETNRIDELLECLVFLTRFYGVPNSKDALTTGLPLVSGLLTPNLFGRAAERGGLSAREVIQPLAEISPLLLPCVLQMRNGGACILLEWNEDRSQGKVIFPQAGDAAQWLNAAQLGDEYLGRLFFVKKQFKFDERSPKVLETRDGHWFWSTLFESRGIYRDVLIASILINLFAIASPLFTMNVYDKIVPNLAFDSLWVLAVGAMVVFTFDFVMRQLRSYFIDIAGKKSDVLLSAKIFAKVMGMRMESRPASTGAFAKHLQEFESVREFFTSATVSTLIDLPFAVFFLFIIWIFAGVMVVVPIVAMLILIIYSFYIQAPLKQSIEEGSRLASQKNANLIESISGLETVKIFGAESMFQHRWEQAVSHISTWGVQTRRITNSMSSLASYIQQVVTVALVIVGVYQISEGLVTMGGMIAAVMLSSRAIAPMVQLSVLSTRYNQAKSALEILEKIMVTPGEQEEGKQYIHHPVISGRIEFDNVSFKYPGMETSTLHNINLRIEPGEKVAIIGRIGAGKTTLEKILMGLYRPTDGSVRLDGFELDQLPASVIRRNIGCVPQDVTLFFGSVRDNIMLGNPLVDDVRVMRAAKRAGVTNFTNRDPNGLDRQIGEGGRQLSGGQRQAILLARALLNDPPILVMDEPTSNMDNQSEMQVKHELARLGPETTLILITHKTSMLDVASRVIVVEQGQVVADGPKEVVLQQLKEGKVRVQEASNG, encoded by the coding sequence ATGCAAGCAGAAACTAACCGTATTGACGAGTTGTTGGAGTGCCTGGTCTTTCTGACCCGCTTTTATGGGGTGCCCAACAGCAAGGATGCCCTTACGACCGGTTTGCCACTGGTGTCCGGTCTGCTGACGCCCAATCTGTTTGGCCGTGCCGCCGAGCGGGGCGGACTGTCGGCCCGGGAAGTGATCCAGCCGCTTGCCGAAATCTCCCCCTTGTTGCTGCCTTGCGTGCTGCAGATGCGCAATGGTGGCGCCTGCATTCTGCTGGAGTGGAATGAAGACAGAAGCCAGGGCAAGGTCATCTTTCCTCAGGCGGGAGATGCGGCCCAGTGGCTCAATGCAGCCCAGCTGGGTGATGAGTATCTGGGAAGACTGTTTTTTGTCAAAAAGCAGTTCAAATTTGATGAGCGCTCCCCCAAGGTGCTGGAGACCCGTGACGGGCACTGGTTCTGGAGCACTCTGTTTGAATCCCGTGGCATCTATCGTGACGTACTGATCGCGTCCATCCTGATCAACCTGTTTGCCATCGCCAGCCCGCTGTTCACCATGAACGTCTACGACAAGATAGTGCCCAATCTGGCATTCGATTCCCTTTGGGTGCTTGCGGTCGGGGCCATGGTGGTGTTCACCTTCGATTTCGTGATGCGTCAGCTGCGCAGCTACTTCATCGACATTGCCGGTAAAAAATCGGATGTGCTGTTGTCGGCCAAGATCTTCGCCAAGGTAATGGGCATGCGGATGGAGTCGCGGCCGGCCTCGACAGGTGCGTTTGCCAAACATCTGCAGGAGTTTGAATCGGTGCGGGAGTTTTTTACCTCCGCCACCGTCTCTACCCTCATCGACCTGCCGTTCGCGGTTTTTTTCCTGTTCATCATCTGGATTTTCGCCGGGGTCATGGTCGTGGTGCCGATCGTCGCCATGCTGATCCTCATCATTTACAGCTTCTATATTCAGGCGCCGCTCAAGCAGTCCATCGAAGAGGGATCGCGGCTTGCTTCCCAGAAGAACGCCAACCTGATCGAGAGCATTTCAGGTCTTGAGACCGTCAAGATTTTCGGGGCCGAGAGCATGTTCCAGCATCGCTGGGAGCAGGCCGTCTCCCATATCTCGACCTGGGGCGTGCAGACCCGCCGCATCACCAACTCAATGTCCTCGCTGGCCAGTTACATCCAGCAGGTGGTGACGGTGGCGCTGGTGATTGTCGGTGTTTATCAGATTTCGGAAGGGTTGGTCACCATGGGGGGCATGATTGCCGCCGTCATGCTGTCAAGCCGCGCCATTGCGCCCATGGTGCAGTTGTCGGTGCTCTCCACCCGCTACAACCAGGCCAAGTCCGCACTGGAAATCCTGGAAAAAATCATGGTGACACCGGGTGAGCAGGAAGAGGGCAAGCAGTACATCCACCATCCCGTGATCTCCGGTCGGATCGAGTTTGACAATGTCTCGTTCAAGTACCCGGGAATGGAAACCAGCACCCTGCACAACATCAATCTGCGGATCGAGCCGGGCGAGAAGGTGGCCATCATAGGCCGGATCGGGGCGGGCAAAACCACGCTCGAGAAGATCTTGATGGGCTTGTATCGGCCTACCGATGGCTCGGTGCGACTCGATGGGTTCGAGCTGGATCAGCTGCCAGCCTCGGTGATCCGGCGCAACATAGGTTGTGTCCCGCAGGACGTGACCCTGTTTTTTGGCTCGGTGCGCGACAACATCATGCTGGGCAATCCGCTGGTGGACGATGTGCGGGTCATGCGTGCTGCCAAACGGGCCGGCGTCACCAATTTTACCAATCGGGATCCCAACGGGCTGGACCGGCAGATCGGCGAAGGAGGCCGTCAGCTCTCGGGTGGTCAGCGCCAGGCTATTCTGCTGGCGCGAGCCTTGCTCAACGACCCCCCCATTCTGGTGATGGACGAACCTACCTCCAACATGGATAACCAGTCCGAGATGCAGGTCAAGCATGAGCTGGCACGATTGGGGCCGGAGACGACCCTGATCCTGATCACTCACAAAACCTCCATGCTCGATGTCGCTTCACGGGTCATCGTGGTTGAACAGGGGCAGGTGGTGGCCGATGGGCCCAAAGAGGTTGTGCTGCAACAGTTGAAAGAGGGCAAGGTGCGTGTGCAGGAGGCGTCCAATGGCTAA